From the genome of uncultured Desulfovibrio sp., one region includes:
- a CDS encoding IMP cyclohydrolase, whose translation MDILPIRRAILSVTDKSGLVEFATFLTSRGVELISTGGTQKALEAAGLAVTAVSTVTGFPEILGGRVKTLHPKIHAGILANKDEPQHMQTLTEKGIRPFDLVCVNLYDFAGAVERHLSLEQAVEEIDIGGPCMLRAAAKNFHSILVLPSPQWYTAAMEEMEKDTTVGLEFRQVMASRAFEATSRYDALITSYLRP comes from the coding sequence ATGGATATTTTGCCAATTCGTCGCGCTATTCTGAGCGTTACGGACAAAAGCGGCCTTGTGGAGTTTGCCACGTTTCTTACCTCGCGGGGGGTGGAGCTTATCTCCACCGGCGGCACCCAGAAGGCCCTTGAGGCGGCCGGGCTGGCCGTTACCGCAGTAAGCACGGTAACAGGATTCCCAGAGATTCTGGGTGGCCGGGTCAAGACCCTGCACCCCAAGATTCATGCGGGCATTCTGGCCAACAAGGACGAGCCGCAGCACATGCAGACCCTGACGGAAAAGGGCATTCGCCCCTTTGACCTTGTCTGCGTCAACCTTTACGACTTTGCAGGCGCGGTGGAACGCCACCTCTCGCTTGAGCAGGCCGTGGAGGAAATTGACATCGGCGGCCCCTGCATGCTGCGCGCTGCGGCCAAGAACTTCCACAGCATTCTGGTGCTGCCCTCGCCGCAGTGGTACACCGCCGCCATGGAAGAAATGGAAAAAGACACCACTGTGGGCCTTGAGTTCCGGCAGGTCATGGCCTCGCGCGCTTTTGAGGCAACCTCGCGCTATGACGCACTGATCACCTCGTATCTGCGTCCCTAG